CGGTGATGTGGTAGATTTCAGCTGCCAGCGATTTTGCCGTAGGAATTCATTTTCGGTGGTGCGCCGCGTTTTTCTTTTGAGATAACAACTTCGGTGTAATGTGGCTTATTTTGGCGGTTGTGTGCTATAAGCGATTTGACAACATCCCACCCGATTTTGCCTTCCTCTGCCATAATTGTAATTTCTTCGAGTGCTGTGCGGTTATCATAACATTCCTTCCGGTAGGGACGCATCGAAATGAGCGCATCGTAGACATCACATGCGGCAACAATCTCCGCCATCCTGTCGATACCGTTGTACCCGCGCGGATATCCTGAGCCGTCCTTCCGTTCATGATGATTCAGGGCGACCTCGGCGGCAACTGATCCGGCATTGTAATAGTTGAGCAGGACATATCCGGCAACGGTGTGGTGCTGAAGGAATTTCCGCTCCTCTGAAGTCAAGGGGGTACTTTTTCTGAGGATAGACAGAGGCACACAAATCTTACCGATATCATGCGTCGGACCCGCGGCCGAACCGATAATGCGTTCATCACAATCATCAAGAAGATCACTGCCGATCAGCGTGGTGAGTGCAAAAACAGTGATAATATGACGATAGGTGTAGTAATCCTTTATCTTGAAATAATCCAGCGTGCCAAGAACAGGTGTGGAAAGATATATTTCACCCATACTTCCATAGAGCGCCGTCATATCAATCTTATCGCTGAATATGACATCATAGGGATATATCTGCAAAAATTCTTTCAGATCCAGCTGAACCGCGGCATGTTTGAGAAGAGAATAGGTTTGTCTGGTCTCATCGGAGGGAGCATTCAGATCGTTGAGAATTTCCGGAGTGATTTCGTGCCCGGCACCAAGCAACGGCCGATTATCAAGCGTATAGACAGGATAATTGATTGTGATCATATAGCATGCTCAGTATCAGTGAAATCGTTACAATAATTGAATTATCGTAATGAAATATGATATCATATAGGCTGTAGAAAATCAATAAATACAAAAATCATTAATCAATATCAGTAGACCCCTCTTTTGTATGGAAGAAATCGAAGCATTAAAGGATATTCAAGCCCGCAACAGTGTCGATATGATGCTGAGAAGTCTTCAATGGCATCATGTACAACTCAGCGCCATGGCTGATCAGAAAGCAAGTATTCTCATGGGAACCGAAGCGGTTATCCTTACCCTTATTTTCAGGTATGTTCAGGAAGGTCAGGCCTCGCTGTGGCTGCTGGCCCTTGGAATTACCATGCTGATTTCTGCAGCCTTTGCGCTTCTGGCGATAATGCCTACCTATAAGGGGAAGGGCATGGCCAGACCGAACTGGCTTTTCTTTTCTTCCTTTTCCTCCCTCTCTGATGTTGAATTCATGAAAAAAATGGAAGAGATTATCAGCACCGATGAGAATGTGTATAAGGCGATCCTCAATGATACCCATCAGTTGGGGAACATACTCTATCGTAAGAAATACCGGTTCTTAGGCTACAGCTACCGGGTGCTTCTGATTGGACTCATTGCCACATTTTTCATTGTAACGGCACAATGGGTGATTACAAGCCTATTCTGATAACAGGCGGCGGTTGAATCATGCAGAGGCCCGATTTCTCATCACCATGCCCATTCTGCTTCCTGCCCCTGTCGGTTCAGCCAGAGTGATGCTTTATCTATGTTTAAATTCAGGACCGTGGCGGTAATCGATTCGGCCGATTCCTGGGGAGAAATTGAAGCATTGGAACCACCCATATCGGTCTGGACCCAACCGGGGGATACCGAAACAACTGTGAT
This DNA window, taken from Chitinivibrionales bacterium, encodes the following:
- a CDS encoding HD domain-containing protein, translated to MITINYPVYTLDNRPLLGAGHEITPEILNDLNAPSDETRQTYSLLKHAAVQLDLKEFLQIYPYDVIFSDKIDMTALYGSMGEIYLSTPVLGTLDYFKIKDYYTYRHIITVFALTTLIGSDLLDDCDERIIGSAAGPTHDIGKICVPLSILRKSTPLTSEERKFLQHHTVAGYVLLNYYNAGSVAAEVALNHHERKDGSGYPRGYNGIDRMAEIVAACDVYDALISMRPYRKECYDNRTALEEITIMAEEGKIGWDVVKSLIAHNRQNKPHYTEVVISKEKRGAPPKMNSYGKIAGS